The sequence below is a genomic window from Chloroflexota bacterium.
GTTCCAGCCAGACGCGCCAAGAGCGTCTTGCCAGTCGGCAAGGGTGGTAACTCCGCTTGTGTCAGCGACAAGCACGCCCTTGATGTTGTCAATCAAACGGTCGTGCTCGTTGTGGAAGATCTGGTGGACGGCCTGGAGCGCAATGTTCTCGTTGCAACGGCCATCGCCGCAGATCGCATGGATGTCGAGCAGTTCATCATCGTAGGAGCCTGCAGGGACCGTCGTGGCCAAACTCGATCCAACCACAAGGTCCGTGTCAGGGAACAGCACGCCGGGAGGAGAGAAGGTCGGGGCGGCGCTGTGGGCGATGTCGTTCAAGAAGGCAGTATTGATAAAGAACGCATCCGCCGGCACAGGAACCGGAGCGGCTGTGTCGCCCTCGACGAGACCGCTAGCCGTCACGTACTGAGGAAGACCGCGCAACAGGCCGGGGATGAACTTGCCGTATTGATCGGCGGCAATCATCGGGATGTTGCCGACATTGGCGTCGGTCAACTGGAGCCCGAGCAGGGTCGCCGCCTGGGCCTTGACCATCGCCCAGGTAGGCAGGCCGCCATCGGGCGAGGACAGGAACTTACCCGTTGAAACCGGCACGCCATTGATGTTATTCACGTATTCACGGGTGAAGACCTGGTGCGACGAATGCGAGGTGTAGGTCTGGCTTTGATCCACGAACGGAGTGTCGGTGTTGGGTGCGCTGCGGAAACCGTCAGGACCGGTCATGATGGTACCCCGTGTCAGGACCATGAACCGCAAACCGGGATCCAAGTCATCGATGGTGCCGAAGATGTGATCGGGTCCGGCAACCAGTGGGTCGTCATCCTTCAACGGGACGAAGACCACGCCATTACCGCCGTTGGTGATCTTGTCAAGGCCGTGATCAAAGAACTGCCCGAAGATCGTGAACATCGAGTTGAAGGGCGGCGAGAGGCCGACGTCTGTGGTCACGTTCTCGATGAATAAGGTTTGGAACGCAGGTACGCAACCCACGGGGGTCGCCGGGAAAATATCAACCGGCGGGTCAGAACCAGGAACCGTCGCGCACGGAACGACAGGGTTCCCCCCCTGGCTGCGCAATGGGAAGCCAGCGGCTTGAACTGCAGCCGGGTTGGTCGAGGTCTGATCAACAATCAGGTTGCTGATTACGCGCGGCTGGGAGTCGAAGACCATCCCAGATGTCTGCGCGTAAGAAGTCGGGGTTCCCGGCGGGGCGAACAGATTGTCTTCCGCATCCCTGAACACAGGGGTGGTCAGGCGCGGGAATGCCTGGTCCGCCGCGCCGTAGGTCGCCTGGCCGATCTGCAAGTTATTGCACGACCCGTCCACGGTCCGCAGACCGAAGGAGAGCAGTGGGTTCACGATCTGGTCCGGGCCGGTCCCGATCATGGCTTGGCAATTGGCCGGATCCGTTAACGGGCCTGGTCCTGCCGCGACGTGCGCCTCAGCGATCTTGATCTGCTTGAGGATGAAGGCCAGATCGGCGGGGGTGACTACGAACCCTGCTCCGACGATGTTGGCCGCGGCCGGCGCGGCCCGCGAGGGGCTTACGCCGACGCTCGACATGAGAATCGCCAGCGTCATCAGCATGGCCACCGAGGCGCGCATTGCCGGTTTGACTTGCCGATAGGTTTTACGAGAAATACGGGCAAGCCCTTGATGAATATTATCTAACATTTCTTTCTTCCTCACTTTCCCATGAAAATTATTGGATATCACTGCCAGGCTCTTTGCTGAAGCTCTCCCCGCAAAGCGCCAGGCACCGTTGATAATTTCTCAGATAGGACTTTCTTGATTTGCCGGGCCAGTCGAGCTCCACTCCTGTCGGCCCGCCTCGCCGGCATAACTTCGTTTTGAAATCTATTTTTTCCTCAATATCCTGCCCTGCCTTTCCTCTATCAAGCCCACCGGCAAACAAGATTGACGAAATCCTGAGCCTGGGTTGCGGTCAGCGTCCTCTTTTCGTAGAGGTCAATCGCCGCATTGGCCGAACGCAGAATGATCACGCGCAGGGTATTCATCTCTGGGAGGGCTTTGAGCAACTCAAAAATCCGGTCAGAATTGAACGACCCCATCTCGTGAAAAACGATCACATCCGGTTGCACCCGCAAAACATCCTGGATGAATGAGTCTTCGCGGGTATGCGTAATTTCTGAGACTTGAACATTGGCTTCACGGGTGAGCAGGCTTTCCACGCCGTGCTCAAACATTGACCCTGTTCCAACAATAAGCACCCGTCGTCCCCCCGGGTTCGTCTTTTTTTCCAATGCCGCTCCCGCCTGAGCCAACCCGTTCAAAGTAAGATGCGTTTGCATGCCCAAATTCCAGGACTTCAAAACGTAGCCGCCAATTGTGGAGCAATACAATCTTATTACTCCCAATAAAGAGAGTATCAGAATGCAGGGTCCTACATAACTAGCCATAGTCTTGTGTTTGGCTACGACCAAAGTAAGCACTTTCAGACTTTAGTCTGATAACAGGCTAAGAGCCTATCCGAAAGACCCTTAGGGTTTCGGAAACCATAAGGGTCCCTCTGGTTATTCGGATAGGCACTAAGACTGGCAAGCCAATGTGAGGTTGAACTATGTTGGCTCTTCCGGGTGTAACGAGGATTTTTTAACGCGAAGCCGCGAAGTTGCCAGGGCGCAAAGCGTCCGCATTCACACCTGCCCTTGCGGGCGGTGCAAGGGTCTGCGTCCTAAAGCCTTTTGGTTGCGGCTGGAAGCCGTGCTAAGCTAAATGAGCAGAGTTCAACAAAACTGCCCGGCTTTGTGTATCAACTCAAAGCCGGCATGACGTGCTTTTGCAGATCATCGTGATCGTCGAAAATGTGATCGTGTACTGCGCGTGCCCAGTACAAATGCTCAAAAGTTTCAGAGGGGTGGCAAGCCGGGGTTTATTAAGAAAACATGAGTATTGTCATGACTAAAATTTGACTAAAGTCTGATTACATTAGTCAAAATTTGAGTACAATAGTCGGGTGACAAATATCCCACTCTTCCTTCAGAAACAAAATCTATTGTGAAAAACCCAGGTTTGGCTCAAAGATTTTCAATCATCAGCCTGATTGTGATGATTCTGGGGTCGTTAGGAATCGGCTGGTGGGTGGGGGAGCAAATAAGGGAAAGCGTCATTCGAGAGGCGGGGGCCACTACCGCCCTTTATATACAAAGTTTTATCAGCCCAGCCCTTCAGGAACTTGGCGATGGCCAGACCCTGACCCCGGAGCACGTTGCCACACTCGGCAAGCTGTCGGACACTGAAGTGCAGGGTTGGCAAATTGTTTCGTTCAAGGTGTGGGGGACTGACGGTCGCATTCTGTACGCCTCTGCGCCGTCATTAATAGGCCGGATTTTCCCTGTCGAAGAGGACCTGGCCCGCTCTCTTCAAGGTAATATAACTGCTGAAATCAGCGACTTAAGCCTGGAAGAAAACCAACTGGAACGGATTGACCACAAGCGGCTATTCGAGATTTATATCCCCGTCTTCCGCGACCATGCCAGTCAAGTCATCGCCTCTGCTGAGGTTTATTTCACGCCCTATGAGCTTGAGAAAGACATTGCCGCCGCTCAGCGCCGAAGCTGGGCGGCAGTTGGCATTGTGATGACGACCGTCTATCTTCTTCTGGTGGGTTTCATGTTCAGGGCCAACCGCGTCATCAACCGCCAGCAAAGCGAACTGAACAATCGGGTGTCACAGTTGACAAACGTCCTGGCGCAAAATGAAGAGTTATACGACCGGGTGCGCCGCGCCACCAGCAACGCCACTATGCTCAACGAACACTTCCTGCGCCGCATCGGGGCCGAGTTGCACGACGGGCCGGCTCAAGACATCAGCCTGGCCCTCCTGCGCCTCGACCGAATTACCGGACACCTGGCCGACCCTGCCTCCAAAAACGGCTCTACTGATAGCGATTTGGCAACGATCCAGCGTTCCCTGCAACATGCCCTGCAAGAAGTGAGAGCCACTGCCTCCGGCCTGGGCCTGCCGCAGATTGACGCGCTCTCTCTTACCGACACCCTGGCCCGCGCCGTCCACGCCCACGAGCACAAAACCGGCACCAGTGTGAACCTGAACCTGAACCGCCTTCCGGCTCAAGTGCCCCTGCCGATAAAAATTGCGGTGTATCGTTTTATTCAGGAGGCGCTCAACAACGCCTTCTATCATGCCGGCGGGGCGGGTCAGCAGGTGACGGCCAGATACAACGTGGGCCTGCTCAGCGTTGAGGTCTGTGATGAGGGGCCTGGTTTCGACATCACTAAACTCAAGAACCTTGAACACCACTTGGGATTGGCCGGGATGAGAGATAGAATTGAAAGCCTGGAGGGAATGTTCCGGATCGAAAGCGCCCCGGGGCAAGGCACAAGAGTAATCGCCCGCCTCCTGCTTCGTCCGGAAGAAATCAAAGAATGACCGACAAGATCAGCATTGTTCTCAGCGACGACCATCCCCTTTTCCGGGAGGGCGTCGCTTCGATTCTCAAAGAAGAGGCTGACTTTGAAATCGTCGGCCAGGCCGCCAACGCCAGTGAAGCAATCCGGTTGGCGCAAAACCTCATACCCGACGTGATCATTCTGGACATTGACATGCCGGGGAGCGGTCTATCTGCCGTTGAAGCCATTGCCGCCGACTGCCCGGCCACCCGGATCATCATGCTCACCGTTTCAGAAGAAGAAGGCCACGTAGTGAAGGCCCTCAAGGCGGGCGCGTCTGCTTATGTGCTCAAAGGGGTCGGGTCGCGTGAGTTGATCCGCATTATGCGTGACGTCGTCGCCGGCCAGAGCTACGTCACGCCGGCTTTAGCCGCCAGCCTCCTGGCCGAAACAAAAGCCGCCAAGACGGTTACAACAGAAAAACCTGCGGCCAACAAGTTTGACGAACTCACCGAACGAGAACATCAAATCCTTGAACTGGTTGCCGCAGGTTTCAGCAACAAAGAGATTGGGCAAAGACTCCACCTGACCGAGAAGACCGTAAAGCACTACATGACCAACATTCTGCAAAAGCTTCACGTCCGCAACCGCGTCGAGGCGGCTCTGCTATCCCAGAAACAATAGTCGCCTCACTTATCCAGCAACGCCGCTACGCCCGGCAGAACTTTCCCTTCCAACAGTTCCAAACTTGCGCCGCCGCCGGTGGAAATGTGGCTCATCTTATCGGCCAGCCCGGCCCCCTCCACCGCCGCCACCGACTCGCCGCCGCCGATCACCGTCGTCGCCCCGCTTTCGGCTACCAGCTTCGCCACGGCATTCGTGCCAACGGCAAACTTGGGGAACTCGAACACGCCCATCGGTCCGTTCCAGACCACCAGCTTTGCCCCGTTGAGTTCTGATCCGAATCGTTCGACCGTCTTCGGCCCGATGTCGAGAATGCGCCAACCCGCCGGGACTCCAGGGGCAACCGCCACTGTTTGAGAGGCGGCCTCTTCGTCGAACTTGTCGCCCAGCACCGCATCCACCGGCAAAACGATCTTGTGCCCGGCTTTGGCCATCAACGCTTTAGCTATATCCAAACTCGACTCTTCCACCAGCGAGTCAGCCATCTCGAGACCCTGGGCTTTGAAAAACGTGTTCGCCATCCCGCCGCCGATTAGAATCTTATCGGCCTTCGTCAGCAGGTTTTCGATGACGCCGATCTTGTCGGAGATTTTTGCCCCGCCCAAAATCGCCACAAACGGGTGAGCCGGGTTTGTCACCGCCCCGGCCAGATACTCCAATTCCTTTTCCATCAGGAAGCCGCCAACCGCCGGGAGAAATTTCGCCACACCTTCGGTTGAAGCATGGGCGCGGTGCGCCGAGCCGAAGGCGTCGTTCACGTAAACTTCGGCCAGGGCCGCCAGTTGTTTGGCAAAGGCCTCGTCATTCTTTTCTTCTTCGGCATGGAAGCGCACGTTCTCAAGTAGAAGCACATCGCCGGCTTTCAACGCCGCCGCCATCTTCTCAACCTCCGGCCCAACACAGTCAGGCGCGAGGGCGGCAGGCTTGCCCAGCAGTTCGCCCAAGCGTTTGGCCGCCGAGGCCAGCGACGATTTAAGTTCCGGCCCGGCCTTGGGCCGGCCCAGGTGCGAGCACAAAATCAGCTTTGCTCCCTGCGCCATCAAATACTGGATCGTCGGTAGGGCGGCCCGAATGCGCGTGTCGTCTGTCACCGCATAACTGCCGTCTGCCTGCGGCGCTTTTGAGAGCGGCACGTTGAAATCCACGCGGACGAGAACGCGCTTGCCTTTCAAGTCAATATCGCGGATTGTTTTCTTGTTCATGGTCGGTGAGTCGAGTAGTCAAGTAGTCGGGTAGTCTTGCCTTGACCACTCGACCATTTGACTACCTGACTACTTGACTACAATTTGCTCGCCACCATCGCCACCAGGTCGGCCACGCGGCAGGCATAGCCCCACTCATTGTCGTACCAGGCCACCACTTTGACCATGTTGCCCAGCACCAGCGTGTCCATGGCGCTGAACACCGAAGAGGCCGTCGTGCCGCGCAGGTCGCTGGAGACCAGCGCCTCGTCGGTCACCTCCAGCACTCCTTTCATCGCCCCGTCCGCATATTCTTTCATCGCGGCGCGCACTTCCTCTTTGGTCACCTCTTTGTCAAGCACGGCGGTGAAGTCCACGACCGAGACGGTTGCAGTCGGCACACGAAAGGCCATGCCGCCAAACTTGCCTTTGAGTTCCGGAATGACGAGGCCGACGGCTTTGGCCGCGCCCGTCTCCGACGGCACAATGTTTTGGGCGGCGGCGCGAGCGTCGCGAACGTCCTTCGCGCCCACGTCCTGCAATTTTTGCGAGTTGGTGTAAGCATGAACTGTGGTCAGCAAGCCCTTCTGGATGCCGAACTTGTCGTTCAACACTTTGGCCACCGGAGCCAGGCCGTTGGTGGTGCAAGAGGCATTTGAGATCACGTTGTGTTTGGCCGGATCGTATTTGTCCCAGTTCACGCCCAGCACAACCGTCAGGTCTTCGTTCTTGGCCGGGGCCGAGATGATGACCTTCTTCGCCCCGCCCGATTCGATGTGGGCTTTGGCCTTGTTGGCGTCGGTGAAGAGGCCGGTGCACTCGATGACGATTTCCACGCCCATCTCTTTCCATTTGATCGCGCCGGGATCGCGTTCAGCCGTCACTTTGATCGTCTTGCCGTCCACCACCAGCGCCCCGTCCACCACTTCCACCGTGCCGGGGTAGCGGCCATAGGTCGAGTCGTATTTGAACAGGTGGGCGTTGGTGGCCGGGTCAAACAAGTCGTTGACCGCCACCACTTCGATCTCGTCAGGATGCCGTTCGTTGATCGTCCGCAGGGTCTGCCGCCCGATGCGGCCAAAACCGTTGATACCAACTTTTACTTTTGCCATGATAAGTCTCCTTCAATTTTCTTGCCACGAATTTCACGAAATGATTTAAAAATTCGTGTTCATTGGTGTAATTCGTGGCCTGATTGTTTACAGTGCGACCAGGTTTTCTTCGATCAGCTTGATCAGCAAATTCGCCAGCTTGGTCGAGTCGTGCCGCCAGGGTTTGCCGGGCTGGGCCACGTCGGCGGCCACCAACCGGCGCGAGCCGTTGACGGGCGGATCAAGCTTCACCCACCCCAGGCCCGGCAGAAGATCGCCCTCCTGCCGATCATTGGCGACAACGACCGGGAACAAATTCTCGCCGGCATGAAGTTCCAGCGCCCGAAGGTGATCGAGCACACTGTAGCCATCCGTCTCGCCGGGTTGGGTAGCTAC
It includes:
- a CDS encoding phosphoglycerate kinase, producing MNKKTIRDIDLKGKRVLVRVDFNVPLSKAPQADGSYAVTDDTRIRAALPTIQYLMAQGAKLILCSHLGRPKAGPELKSSLASAAKRLGELLGKPAALAPDCVGPEVEKMAAALKAGDVLLLENVRFHAEEEKNDEAFAKQLAALAEVYVNDAFGSAHRAHASTEGVAKFLPAVGGFLMEKELEYLAGAVTNPAHPFVAILGGAKISDKIGVIENLLTKADKILIGGGMANTFFKAQGLEMADSLVEESSLDIAKALMAKAGHKIVLPVDAVLGDKFDEEAASQTVAVAPGVPAGWRILDIGPKTVERFGSELNGAKLVVWNGPMGVFEFPKFAVGTNAVAKLVAESGATTVIGGGESVAAVEGAGLADKMSHISTGGGASLELLEGKVLPGVAALLDK
- a CDS encoding sensor histidine kinase, giving the protein MAQRFSIISLIVMILGSLGIGWWVGEQIRESVIREAGATTALYIQSFISPALQELGDGQTLTPEHVATLGKLSDTEVQGWQIVSFKVWGTDGRILYASAPSLIGRIFPVEEDLARSLQGNITAEISDLSLEENQLERIDHKRLFEIYIPVFRDHASQVIASAEVYFTPYELEKDIAAAQRRSWAAVGIVMTTVYLLLVGFMFRANRVINRQQSELNNRVSQLTNVLAQNEELYDRVRRATSNATMLNEHFLRRIGAELHDGPAQDISLALLRLDRITGHLADPASKNGSTDSDLATIQRSLQHALQEVRATASGLGLPQIDALSLTDTLARAVHAHEHKTGTSVNLNLNRLPAQVPLPIKIAVYRFIQEALNNAFYHAGGAGQQVTARYNVGLLSVEVCDEGPGFDITKLKNLEHHLGLAGMRDRIESLEGMFRIESAPGQGTRVIARLLLRPEEIKE
- a CDS encoding response regulator transcription factor, whose protein sequence is MTDKISIVLSDDHPLFREGVASILKEEADFEIVGQAANASEAIRLAQNLIPDVIILDIDMPGSGLSAVEAIAADCPATRIIMLTVSEEEGHVVKALKAGASAYVLKGVGSRELIRIMRDVVAGQSYVTPALAASLLAETKAAKTVTTEKPAANKFDELTEREHQILELVAAGFSNKEIGQRLHLTEKTVKHYMTNILQKLHVRNRVEAALLSQKQ
- the gap gene encoding type I glyceraldehyde-3-phosphate dehydrogenase translates to MAKVKVGINGFGRIGRQTLRTINERHPDEIEVVAVNDLFDPATNAHLFKYDSTYGRYPGTVEVVDGALVVDGKTIKVTAERDPGAIKWKEMGVEIVIECTGLFTDANKAKAHIESGGAKKVIISAPAKNEDLTVVLGVNWDKYDPAKHNVISNASCTTNGLAPVAKVLNDKFGIQKGLLTTVHAYTNSQKLQDVGAKDVRDARAAAQNIVPSETGAAKAVGLVIPELKGKFGGMAFRVPTATVSVVDFTAVLDKEVTKEEVRAAMKEYADGAMKGVLEVTDEALVSSDLRGTTASSVFSAMDTLVLGNMVKVVAWYDNEWGYACRVADLVAMVASKL